A stretch of Saccharomyces cerevisiae S288C chromosome IV, complete sequence DNA encodes these proteins:
- the STL1 gene encoding glucose-inactivated glycerol proton symporter STL1 (Glycerol proton symporter of the plasma membrane; subject to glucose-induced inactivation, strongly but transiently induced when cells are subjected to osmotic shock) — translation MKDLKLSNFKGKFISRTSHWGLTGKKLRYFITIASMTGFSLFGYDQGLMASLITGKQFNYEFPATKENGDHDRHATVVQGATTSCYELGCFAGSLFVMFCGERIGRKPLILMGSVITIIGAVISTCAFRGYWALGQFIIGRVVTGVGTGLNTSTIPVWQSEMSKAENRGLLVNLEGSTIAFGTMIAYWIDFGLSYTNSSVQWRFPVSMQIVFALFLLAFMIKLPESPRWLISQSRTEEARYLVGTLDDADPNDEEVITEVAMLHDAVNRTKHEKHSLSSLFSRGRSQNLQRALIAASTQFFQQFTGCNAAIYYSTVLFNKTIKLDYRLSMIIGGVFATIYALSTIGSFFLIEKLGRRKLFLLGATGQAVSFTITFACLVKENKENARGAAVGLFLFITFFGLSLLSLPWIYPPEIASMKVRASTNAFSTCTNWLCNFAVVMFTPIFIGQSGWGCYLFFAVMNYLYIPVIFFFYPETAGRSLEEIDIIFAKAYEDGTQPWRVANHLPKLSLQEVEDHANALGSYDDEMEKEDFGEDRVEDTYNQINGDNSSSSSNIKNEDTVNDKANFEG, via the coding sequence ATGAAGGATTTAAAATTATCGAATTTCAAAGGCAAATTTATAAGCAGAACCAGTCACTGGGGACTTACGGGTAAGAAGTTGCGGTATTTCATCACTATCGCATCTATGACGGGCTTCTCCCTGTTTGGATACGACCAAGGGTTGATGGCAAGTCTAATTACTGGTAAACAGTTCAACTATGAATTTCCAGcaaccaaagaaaatggcGATCATGACAGACACGCAACTGTAGTGCAGGGCGCTACAACCTCCTGTTATGAATTAGGTTGTTTCGCAGGTTCTCTATTCGTTATGTTCTGCGGTGAAAGAATTGGTAGAAAACCATTAATCCTGATGGGTTCCGTAATAACCATCATTGGTGCCGTTATTTCTACATGCGCATTTCGTGGTTACTGGGCATTAGGCCAGTTTATCATCGGAAGAGTCGTCACCGGTGTTGGAACAGGGTTGAATACATCTACTATTCCCGTTTGGCAATCAGAAATGTCAAAAGCTGAAAATAGAGGGTTGCTGGTCAATTTAGAAGGTTCCACAATTGCTTTTGGTACTATGATTGCTTATTGGATTGATTTTGGGTTGTCTTATACCAACAGTTCTGTTCAGTGGAGATTCCCCGTGTCAATGCAAATCGTTTTTGCTCTCTTCCTGCTTGCTTTCATGATTAAACTACCTGAATCGCCACGTTGGCTGATTTCTCAAAGTCGAACAGAAGAAGCTCGCTACTTGGTAGGAACACTAGACGACGCGGATCCAAATGATGAGGAAGTTATAACAGAAGTTGCTATGCTTCACGATGCTGTTAACAGGACCAAACACGAGAAACATTCACTGTCAAGTTTGTTCTCCAGAGGCAGGTCCCAAAATCTTCAGAGGGCTTTGATTGCAGCTTCAACGCAATTTTTCCAGCAATTTACTGGTTGTAACGCTGCCATATACTACTCTACTGTATTATTCAACAAAACAATTAAATTAGACTATAGATTATCAATGATCATAGGTGGGGTCTTCGCAACAATCTACGCCTTATCTACTATTGgttcattttttctaattgAAAAGCTAGGTAGACGTAAGCTGTTTTTATTAGGTGCCACAGGTCAAGCAGTTTCATTCACAATTACATTTGCATGCTTggtcaaagaaaataaagaaaacgcAAGAGGTGCTGCCGTCGGCttatttttgttcattACATTCTTTGGTTTGTCTTTGCTATCATTACCATGGATATACCCACCAGAAATTGCATCAATGAAAGTTCGTGCATCAACAAACGCTTTCTCCACATGTACTAATTGGTTGTGTAACTTTGCGGTTGTCATGTTCACCCCAATATTTATTGGACAGTCCGGTTGGGGTTGCTACTTATTTTTTGCTGTTATGAATTATTTATACATTCCAgttatcttctttttctaccCTGAAACCGCCGGAAGAAGTTTGGAGGAAATCGACATCATCTTTGCTAAAGCATACGAGGATGGCACTCAACCATGGAGAGTTGCTAACCATTTGCCCAAGTTATCCCTACAAGAAGTCGAAGATCATGCCAATGCATTGGGCTCTTATGACGAcgaaatggaaaaagagGACTTTGGTGAAGATAGAGTAGAAGACACCTATAACCAAATTAACGGCGATAATTCGTCTAGTTCTTCAAACatcaaaaatgaagatacAGTGAACGATAAAGCAAATTTTGAGGGTTGA
- the IRC4 gene encoding Irc4p (Protein similar to bacterial secreted DfsB proteins; null mutant displays increased levels of spontaneous Rad52p foci; green fluorescent protein (GFP)-fusion protein localizes to the cytoplasm and nucleus), protein MREYTSKKELKEEIEKKYEKYDAEFETISESQKDEKVETVDRTPSENLSYQLGWVNLLLEWEAKEIAGYNVETPAPGYKWNNLGGLYQSFYKKYGIYSIKEQRAKLREAVNEVYKWISTLSDDELFQAGNRKWATTKAMWPVYKWIHINTVAPFTNFRGKIRKWKRLVPEEQRIKRRKI, encoded by the coding sequence aTGAGAGAATATACCAGTAAAAAAGAACTAAAGGAAgagattgaaaaaaaatatgaaaaatatgatgcagaatttgaaacaatCTCTGAATCTCAAAAAGACGAAAAAGTTGAAACAGTGGATAGAACACCCTCTGAAAACCTCTCTTATCAATTGGGCTGGGTTAATTTATTATTAGAGTGGGAAGCAAAGGAAATTGCTGGGTATAATGTGGAAACTCCTGCGCCTGGTTATAAATGGAACAATTTAGGAGGATTATACCAGtcattttataaaaaatacgGAATCTACTCCATTAAGGAGCAAAGAGCCAAGCTGAGAGAGGCCGTAAACGAGGTCTATAAATGGATATCTACTTTATCTGATGATGAGCTCTTTCAAGCGGGAAATAGAAAATGGGCTACAACTAAAGCTATGTGGCCTGTGTATAAATGGATCCATATCAACACGGTTGCTCCTTTCACAAACTTTAGaggaaaaattagaaaatgGAAGAGACTAGTGCCTGAAGAACAACGCATAAAAAGGAGGAAGATATAA
- the FDC1 gene encoding putative phenylacrylic acid decarboxylase FDC1 (Ferulic acid decarboxylase; involved in the decarboxylation of aromatic carboxylic acids such as phenylacrylic (cinnamic) acid, ferulic acid and coumaric acid and formation of the corresponding vinyl derivatives; overexpression of both Pad1p and Fdc1p increases decarboxylase activity due to the Pad1p-catalyzed formation of a diffusible cofactor required for Fdc1p activity; homolog of E. coli UbiD; GFP-fusion protein localizes to the cytoplasm in an HTP study), whose protein sequence is MRKLNPALEFRDFIQVLKDEDDLIEITEEIDPNLEVGAIMRKAYESHLPAPLFKNLKGASKDLFSILGCPAGLRSKEKGDHGRIAHHLGLDPKTTIKEIIDYLLECKEKEPLPPITVPVSSAPCKTHILSEEKIHLQSLPTPYLHVSDGGKYLQTYGMWILQTPDKKWTNWSIARGMVVDDKHITGLVIKPQHIRQIADSWAAIGKANEIPFALCFGVPPAAILVSSMPIPEGVSESDYVGAILGESVPVVKCETNDLMVPATSEMVFEGTLSLTDTHLEGPFGEMHGYVFKSQGHPCPLYTVKAMSYRDNAILPVSNPGLCTDETHTLIGSLVATEAKELAIESGLPILDAFMPYEAQALWLILKVDLKGLQALKTTPEEFCKKVGDIYFRTKVGFIVHEIILVADDIDIFNFKEVIWAYVTRHTPVADQMAFDDVTSFPLAPFVSQSSRSKTMKGGKCVTNCIFRQQYERSFDYITCNFEKGYPKGLVDKVNENWKRYGYK, encoded by the coding sequence atGAGGAAGCTAAATCCAGCTTTAGAATTTAGAGACTTTATCCAGGTCttaaaagatgaagatgacttAATCGAAATTACCGAAGAGATTGATCCAAATCTCGAAGTAGGTGCAATTATGAGGAAGGCCTATGAATCCCACTTACCAGCCCCGTTATTTAAAAATCTCAAAGGTGCTTCGAAGGATCTTTTCAGCATTTTAGGTTGCCCAGCCGGTTTGAGAAGTAAGGAGAAAGGAGATCATGGTAGAATTGCCCATCATCTGGGGCTCGACCCAAAAACAACTATCAAGGAAATCATAGATTATTTGCTGGAGTGTAAGGAGAAGGAACCTCTCCCCCCAATCACTGTTCCTGTGTCATCTGCACCTTGTAAAACACATATActttctgaagaaaaaatacatcTACAAAGCCTGCCAACACCATATCTACATGTTTCAGACGGTGGCAAGTACTTACAAACGTACGGAATGTGGATTCTTCAAACTCCAGATAAAAAATGGACTAATTGGTCAATTGCTAGAGGTATGGTTGTAGATGACAAGCATATCACTGGTCTGGTAATTAAACCACAACATATTAGACAAATTGCTGACTCTTGGGCAGCAATTGGAAAAGCAAATGAAATTCCTTTCGCGTTATGTTTTGGCGTTCCCCCAGCAGCTATTTTAGTTAGTTCCATGCCAATTCCTGAAGGTGTTTCTGAATCGGATTATGTTGGCGCAATCTTGGGTGAGTCGGTTCCAGTAGTAAAATGTGAGACCAACGATTTAATGGTTCCTGCAACGAGTGAGATGGTATTTGAGGGTACTTTGTCCTTAACAGATACACATCTGGAAGGCCCATTTGGTGAGATGCATGGAtatgttttcaaaagcCAAGGTCATCCTTGTCCATTGTACACTGTCAAGGCTATGAGTTACAGAGACAATGCTATTCTACCTGTTTCGAACCCCGGTCTTTGTACGGATGAGACACATACCTTGATTGGTTCACTAGTGGCTACTGAGGCCAAGGAGCTGGCTATTGAATCTGGCTTGCCAATTCTGGATGCCTTTATGCCTTATGAGGCTCAGGCTCTTTGGCTTATCTTAAAGGTGGATTTGAAAGGGCTGCAAGCATTGAAGACAACGCCTGAAGAATTTTGTAAGAAGGTAGGTGATATTTACTTTAGGACAAAAGTTGGTTTTATAGTCCATGAAATAATTTTGGTGGCAGATGATATCGACATATTTAACTTCAAAGAAGTCATCTGGGCCTACGTTACAAGACATACACCTGTTGCAGATCAGATGGCTTTTGATGATGTCacttcttttcctttggCTCCCTTTGTTTCGCAGTCATCCAGAAGTAAGACTATGAAAGGTGGAAAGTGCGTTACTAATTGCATATTTAGACAGCAATATGAGCGCAGTTTTGACTACATAACTtgtaattttgaaaagggaTATCCAAAAGGATTAGTTGACAAAGTAAAtgaaaattggaaaaggtACGGATATAAATAA
- the PAD1 gene encoding phenylacrylic acid decarboxylase PAD1 (Phenylacrylic acid decarboxylase; decarboxylates aromatic carboxylic acids to the corresponding vinyl derivatives; confers resistance to cinnamic acid; overexpression of both Pad1p and Fdc1p increases cinnamic acid decarboxylase activity due to the Pad1p-catalyzed formation of a diffusible cofactor required for Fdc1p activity; contains mRNA binding activity; homolog of E. coli UbiX), whose amino-acid sequence MLLFPRRTNIAFFKTTGIFANFPLLGRTITTSPSFLTHKLSKEVTRASTSPPRPKRIVVAITGATGVALGIRLLQVLKELSVETHLVISKWGAATMKYETDWEPHDVAALATKTYSVRDVSACISSGSFQHDGMIVVPCSMKSLAAIRIGFTEDLITRAADVSIKENRKLLLVTRETPLSSIHLENMLSLCRAGVIIFPPVPAFYTRPKSLHDLLEQSVGRILDCFGIHADTFPRWEGIKSK is encoded by the coding sequence ATGCTCCTATTTCCAAGAAGAACTAATATagcctttttcaaaacaacAGGCATTTTTGCTAATTTTCCTTTGCTAGGTAGAACCATTACAACTTCACCATCTTTCCTTACACATAAACTGTCAAAGGAAGTAACCAGGGCATCAACTTCGCCTCCAAGACCAAAGAGAATTGTTGTCGCAATTACTGGTGCGACTGGTGTTGCACTGGGAATCAGACTTCTACAAGTGCTAAAAGAGTTGAGCGTAGAAACCCATTTGGTGATTTCAAAATGGGGTGCAGCAACAATGAAATATGAAACAGATTGGGAACCGCATGACGTGGCGGCCTTGGCAACCAAGACATACTCTGTTCGTGATGTTTCTGCATGCATTTCGTCCGGATCTTTCCAGCATGATGGTATGATTGTTGTGCCCTGTTCCATGAAATCACTAGCTGCTATTAGAATCGGTTTTACAGAGGATTTAATTACAAGAGCTGCCGATGTTTCGATTAAAGAGAATCGTAAGTTACTACTGGTTACTCGGGAAACCCCTTTATCTTCCATCCATCTTGAAAACATGTTGTCTTTATGCAGGGCAGGTGTTATAATTTTTCCTCCGGTACCTGCGTTTTATACAAGACCCAAGAGCCTTCATGACCTATTAGAACAAAGTGTTGGCAGGATCCTAGACTGCTTTGGCATCCACGCTGACACTTTTCCTCGTTGGGAAGGAATAAAAAGCAAGTAA
- a CDS encoding carbonyl reductase (NADPH-dependent) (Aldehyde reductase; substrates include both aromatic and aliphatic aldehydes; uses NADPH as cofactor; SWAT-GFP and mCherry fusion proteins localize to the endoplasmic reticulum and vacuole respectively), with protein sequence MSNTVLVSGASGFIALHILSQLLKQDYKVIGTVRSHEKEAKLLRQFQHNPNLTLEIVPDISHPNAFDKVLQKRGREIRYVLHTASPFHYDTTEYEKDLLIPALEGTKNILNSIKKYAADTVERVVVTSSCTAIITLAKMDDPSVVFTEESWNEATWESCQIDGINAYFASKKFAEKAAWEFTKENEDHIKFKLTTVNPSLLFGPQLFDEDVHGHLNTSCEMINGLIHTPVNASVPDFHSIFIDVRDVALAHLYAFQKENTAGKRLVVTNGKFGNQDILDILNEDFPQLRGLIPLGKPGTGDQVIDRGSTTDNSATRKILGFEFRSLHESVHDTAAQILKKQNRL encoded by the coding sequence ATGTCTAATACAGTTCTAGTTTCTGGCGCTTCAGGTTTTATTGCCTTGCATATCCTGTCACAATTGTTAAAACAAGATTATAAGGTTATTGGAACTGTGAGATCCcatgaaaaagaagcaaaattGCTAAGACAATTTCAACATAACCCTAATTTAACTTTAGAAATTGTTCCGGACATTTCTCATCCAAATGCTTTCGATAAGGTTCTGCAGAAACGTGGACGTGAGATTAGGTATGTTCTACACACGGCCTCTCCTTTTCATTATGATACTACCgaatatgaaaaagacTTATTGATTCCCGCGTTAGAAGGTACAAAAAACATCCTAAATTCTATCAAGAAATATGCAGCAGACACTGTAGAGCGTGTTGTTGTGACTTCTTCTTGTACTGCTATTATAACCCTTGCAAAGATGGACGATCCCAGTGTGGTTTTTACAGAAGAGAGTTGGAACGAAGCAACCTGGGAAAGCTGTCAAATTGATGGGATAAATGCTTACTTTGCATCCAAGAAGTTTGCTGAAAAGGCTGCCTGGGAGTTCACAAAAGAGAATGAAGATCacatcaaattcaaactAACAACAGTCAACccttctcttctttttggtcCTCAACTTTTCGATGAAGATGTGCATGGCCATTTGAATACTTCTTGCGAAATGATCAATGGCCTAATTCATACCCCAGTAAATGCCAGTGTTCCTGATTTTcattccatttttattgatgtaAGGGATGTGGCCCTAGCTCATCTGTATGCTTTCCAGAAGGAAAATACCGCGGGTAAAAGATTAGTGGTAACTAACGGTAAATTTGGAAACCAAGATATCCTGGATATTTTGAACGAAGATTTTCCACAATTAAGAGGTCTCATTCCTTTGGGTAAGCCTGGCACAGGTGATCAAGTCATTGACCGCGGTTCAACTACAGATAATAGTGCAACGAGGAAAATACTTGGCTTTGAGTTCAGAAGTTTACACGAAAGTGTCCATGATACTGCTGcccaaattttgaagaagcagaaCAGATTATGA